In the genome of Brachypodium distachyon strain Bd21 chromosome 3, Brachypodium_distachyon_v3.0, whole genome shotgun sequence, the window AGGCAATTTAACTGCGGGGAAAACTGGACCGCGGGGAAATATATTGAGGGCACCCCAACTGCCATCGTAGGTCACTTTTTGCTGGCAATTTGATTGTCTCCACATCTGGCACGTCGTGTAGTAGATTCCCTAAACTCCAAGATTAAGAAGCACGATGAAGAGCTTGAAAAAGGGAAGAAAGTTTGATTGGTTTGATTCAAAACTCACTCTAACCTCTTTGCTTTTGGTGTTCTTCTTTGATCTGAAATGAAGCACTCTCAAATGGTTTGTTGGTAAACAGAGAAGTATGTGACCCTGAAATCGACCCTTTTGTGCTAAGAACTGCGTATCCAAATATTGAGCGAATGTCCATGCAAAATCCAGGGTTTTCAAATAGAGTTAGTTTTGTTGAACTTTCAGACATGTTAAAACTTTTTCTTATAccccctctgtcccatattaaattaatcaaatttatCTTAATATgtacgtatctatatactaaaatacgtttagatacatataataaaaagtcagataatatgagacggatggagtattgaTTTTGCCGTTTTGGCCGCTCCTTTCCTCGCGAGCTGCAGGATCGATCCGGACAAGGAAGAAAGGCTGAAAGCAACAACTGAACAAATCGATGTCTTGATGTCTGGAAGAATCTCGTAGAGCATCCTGTAAACGTCGATTTCTGGGCTAATAAGCTTCGGCTGCACGTAGAGCCCGGAAAGAAGCGTCAAAAGGCGAATagaaagtaaaataaaataaaataagtaaccATCTATGGTGGATTCGTGGCACGGCCGAATCTTTGGCTAGCTCGAGTATTTTTCTCGACCGAGCCTGTGGACGTCACATGGTCTCACATGGATTTCCGTGACTAAATGCCGGGCTGCATGCATCCCTGCTAGGCATGCGTGCCGAACTGCCGGTGACGAGACCAGGCCCGGTCGCTTCCCGAATTAACCCGAGGGAATCTACGGCAGTACACGTACCGTTCGTAGTCCTCTATCGGCCCTTTGTCGACGAACTTTCAACACGACGCGGAATAAAGGGAAGAGAGGACATGGCACGCATATGCAGGTAACGTACGTAGGTAGCGTAAAGGGGTCGCGGATCAATAACTGTGAGCCCAACACAAAGTGCCGCCAACTAATTCTTAAAACCGCCTAAATGGAGTAGTAGCTTAATTGCTCCAACAAACCTCCGTGAACTTAGTTAGATCGACCTAACGCCAACCGGAGCTAAATGCGCTTGCCGTTTGATACTGATGGCAAACCGCTGTCCTTGGGCATACGGTTCCTCCATCAAATCAAACACCATGAATTCATGGTTGTAAAATGGCCGTAGCATCGTGCTAATGTCATGAGAGATCGAGATGCTCTCCGTGCTCCCACGTTTTGCAAAATCTAAAAGAGTTAAGCACATAGATACGATGTTTCCAATCGTGCCACAAAAAGTTGAAATTTAAATCTCATCTACAGACTACAGCTCGGGTAACGGgaataaagaaaataaaacaaatttagtGCTCAAGTGGTGATGGTACGAATCTACAACCTAGTTTGAAATACCTATTAGACACAGCCAATTCAACATTGTTTGATAATCATACGGTGGATCGAATTCAGATTTGAACTCTATGATACAGTAAACACCTGTCGCAGCATAGTGCACATGGACACATTTTACAACCATCTACAGACTACACCAGATTCAAACATGAAACATGGACACATAGTGCACGCCTGACGAACATACAGTGGGCGTTAATTAGGTGGTTCACAGTACTAGAACAAAAATCCATGCAATGGTCACAACAGTACTACGGTACTCCGTATGATCCAAATTTCCATTTGACTGATTCAAAAAGTTCTTTACATAATTGACAGTACAACACTTCCGTTGCACATTTTAAAATCTACAGACCGAGCGGTCGAAGAACAGCTTCTGTGATCATGTCAGCTAAAGTGTAGGTTTGAAGTGCAGGTTACATGAAGACACAAATGGGCTACCAACACGGAACAGATCACCGTTCGGCTCTAAACATATCTCATGAGGCTCAATCCTCCAACAATCTGCACATATTCCCACAATTCAGGAAAAAGAATACTACATGATTAAGCTGGgatgttgccatgttggtGTTGATGTTCTCCTATATCATCAGGGCAACATCCAAACAACATGTTACAACAGTCAATCTTCATGCCCGTCTTCGTCTTCAGAGTCTGCATGCAAAGCAGAAGTGTCAAATGATAGAAAATTCAGACATTTTTATTCTCGTGCAAAGCAGCAGTTGGAATAAGTAGAACTTTATCTCCATGGGCAAACGGAACGGAAAGTAATCCAAGCATCTTCAGATTTTCATGCTCACGTATTCAGAGCGTGTAACTTCGCAGTGGCGGAGCTTACCAGATCGAACATCATCTCCAACATTCCTTGTCTTAATTTGTCTCACAAGCATCCGATATATTAGAACCCACCAATATATGTGAAGAACAAGTAGTGCAAACAAAAGAGAATTGAACACATAGTAATATATAGGCCCTTCAAAATTGTGCTTCTTCTTATCCAGAGTTAACAAAACTTCATAGCTGAAACAAAAGGATTTTAGTTAGGTCAGGTAGCTTCTGATGAAAAAATGTAAAGCATTCAAACACCTTGTGTCCGTTTGCATCTAATGTAAATTACAAACTTGATCTGGTAATTTACCAGAACTCAATATGTTGGCATTTTCATGggacaacattttttttctcggcAAGCAAGGGCCTGAGAGATTTAATTTCTCAGTAGAGAACAATTTACCTCGTACTTCTGAGAATCCAGAACGGAAAATATGTGAGGCGGAGAACAACCCACgaaacaacaaaaagaagaaatgccACATTAGCAAGCCAGTCACAATGGCTATACTTGGACATCTTCCCTATTTCTAAGAACACGTCGCTCGCGTCATGAATTGCCAATACTATTGCACCAACTCTAGCAAACCTGTGTGATTAATAAATAAGTGAACAAAATGAGCAGAAAAACTAAAGTTAGTGGTGCGACAATGCAAATTCATGAAACACCAATGCCTATGCTAGATAGGAAACAAACCTGAATACATAAGATAAAATTATCAGCACAACTGTTGCAACATGATGCGACATTGACACGCCAAAATCTGCACGCCTTGTTTCCCAGAACATAAGTGCAAATATTGAATATGTGTAGAATCCAGCAGCATACATATAGACAGCCTTAAGTTTCAATCTGTGGAAAGGGGCACGTCCATTAGATTAAGACCAGGGTGAGGACCGAAATAAATTTGTATAAGAAAGTAGTGTGTAAAGATTCAGATTACTTTATCTTTTGATCAGGCCAGACATGTTCTCCAGGTCCAATCCAAAAATACTTGGTGTTTGTGAACCAAGGCTCATTACATGTGACTGATAAAGATAAAAGCTCTCCAGATAGGAAATAAATGCACTTCCAAGCCGACTCCTTGAATTTTCTcatcttctttcttgtctgaTCTACTTCTTGATCAGCCTTTTCATGTCCCTTCCCAAACATCAGTTTCCTTGCAACCCTCTGAGACAAATACATAAGGAAAGGAATAAATTAACATTTACTACACTGTTAGCAGCAGACTTAGCATGGTTAGAGCTTAAAAACAAattccaaacaaaagaagtATAAGAATTGGAGAAATCAATGTAACTATGGAAGCATCAAATTAGTTGTTGAAAGGCATTAGACAACCTGTTCACTCAACCATTTTGCAGATACGTAAGTCAAAAGTATAATGACTGGCTAAATTTTCTGAGTAATGAAGAGACCTCAGCAGACAAATAAGCATCAGCATGTGatctttataaaaaaaaagcatatcTTGTTGTGTCTTAGGTCTTCAAGTTCCACCAAATGAGGAAATTAATACGTGTGTCCATGCTCAATCCAATGTCCTCCTGACTTGAACGAATCACTATTTATATCACACAAAACAATCAGAATATGAATTCCATTGACATACTGACCATTTAATCAAGTAATACCAGCAGCATTTTAAGAAAGCACACAGACTATTGCAATCCAATGAATTGTCCTGATCCCAGAAAGTTGTGAGGATAGCTCGGCAGAAAAGTAtagagagaattccatatttaCCATCCAAATTTTGCCCATATGCCCAAATGCCACTCAAAATTTCCTGGTTCCAAATataccactcaaattttgcattgTATACAAATACCAAAATTTTGCATTGCTGCGACACTATATGCTGGGTAAGTTGATCCTGCCACCATTCACTCGGAAAGACAAGTACTTCGCTTCCAGGCACATGGAGTGCCAAGTTATTGACCTATTAACTGGCAACTTCGTTCGGAATATGCACTCATGCATCTTTCTTCAAAGCTGGATTTGATTACCTTTTATCTTGAAGCCTCAGACTATCTAAATTAGCAATTAGCATCAGGGCAGAGTTCCCATTCTGCGAGCTCTGGCCGACACCAGATTCAGTTACCTTTCATCTCAAAGCTGCAGACTGTCTAAATTAGCAATTAGTATTAGGGGCAGAGCTCCCATTCTGGCAAGCTCTCGTGATCACTAGATGTGATTACCTTCCCTCTCGAAGCTGCGGACTATCTAAATTAGCAATTTAGCATTGATGTGAGTAAGGACTCAGGGACCAccaatttgccaaaaaaaaaaatccttacCTTCTAAGTTCTAACTTAACAGAAAAGGGCAtatatatttcttcttctcttttacTAAAGGGAATATTTCAGTGGCCACTATGGCAAATATTGGACTTCAGAACAACCGAATTACAGTACTTAGTACTCATGATAAGAAGACTCCAAGACAACAATGGTATGATTTAGATATTTGCAGAAAATCTAAGCGATCGACCTTCCCCGCAATCATTCCAGGGAAAAGCTAATTAACCGCATACCAAGTCAGCCCAGCAAGCAAATGATTAGGCCACTAAAAAATACAGGTGCCTTTTTCCAGTTAGCCCATGTTATCGGATTAGCTGGATTTTGACGCAAACCGAGGTTGGGTCAAACCAGCAAGAGAGGCGGACTTCCAAAACTCGGTGCTTCCGTCACCAACAAGCCAAGCCAGCCGCGAACCTTTGGGATGCCAGGATTGAAACGTGACGCACCTCGAAGACGAAGCGATCGAGGAGGAAGCGTGCCGTCGGGAAGAAGAGGGCGAACAAGGGGAGCACAAGGAAGTCATCGTACGCCGGGTAGGCCTCGCGCTCCCAGTCCACCGCCGCCAGGAGAcgccccgccaccgcctcgagccccgccgccatcgccgtcgccgaggCCAGAACTCGAGGCCGAGGAGAAGCTCCTCAACCTCAAGATCGGTGTGGTTGACTGGTTGTTGGAGGCAGCACGCCGCCGACGGGATTGGAGAGGAGTAGAGGACTCCCGCTCAACcactaggtggggtttggactttggactgCTCCCGCGACTCCGGGGGTTCTCTCGCCGTCTCGCGATTCGCAAACTCGTCGCCTCGTTTTTTACGACTTG includes:
- the LOC100843071 gene encoding ASC1-like protein 1, giving the protein MAAGLEAVAGRLLAAVDWEREAYPAYDDFLVLPLFALFFPTARFLLDRFVFERVARKLMFGKGHEKADQEVDQTRKKMRKFKESAWKCIYFLSGELLSLSVTCNEPWFTNTKYFWIGPGEHVWPDQKIKLKLKAVYMYAAGFYTYSIFALMFWETRRADFGVSMSHHVATVVLIILSYVFRFARVGAIVLAIHDASDVFLEIGKMSKYSHCDWLANVAFLLFVVSWVVLRLTYFPFWILRSTSYEVLLTLDKKKHNFEGPIYYYVFNSLLFALLVLHIYWWVLIYRMLVRQIKTRNVGDDVRSDSEDEDGHED